In one Drosophila pseudoobscura strain MV-25-SWS-2005 chromosome X, UCI_Dpse_MV25, whole genome shotgun sequence genomic region, the following are encoded:
- the LOC4813742 gene encoding uncharacterized protein produces MYYAKQSAVLALILVQLVGIIQGGVYSYEDTWVYPDKTLEFPDNVVLGGLDPEGYYNYVGRVVYSSNVLPARVVPELSKASYNTDTLSNTATSYEVLVSNATVSYRWKRSFDGFLEKRAVPVGTNSFGDRVYICRFRADEGLFIGTLYLGKRVCIVKYGENPLRQSDKYEILVRERQAAEFIPFDAQIEAGKI; encoded by the coding sequence ATGTACTACGCGAAGCAGTCTGCCGTTCTGGCCCTGATCCTCGTCCAGCTGGTGGGCATCATTCAAGGCGGAGTGTACAGCTATGAGGATACGTGGGTTTATCCGGACAAGACTTTGGAGTTCCCCGACAACGTTGTCCTCGGAGGCCTCGATCCCGAAGGCTACTACAACTATGTGGGCCGTGTGGTGTACAGCTCCAACGTCCTTCCGGCCCGAGTGGTTCCAGAGCTGAGCAAGGCTAGCTACAACACGGACACCCTTAGCAATACGGCAACCTCCTATGAGGTGCTCGTGTCCAACGCCACCGTCAGCTACCGCTGGAAGCGCAGCTTCGACGGCTTCCTGGAGAAAAGAGCCGTGCCAGTGGGAACAAACTCCTTCGGCGACCGCGTCTACATCTGTCGCTTCCGTGCCGACGAGGGACTCTTCATTGGCACCCTCTACCTGGGGAAACGCGTCTGCATCGTAAAGTACGGCGAGAATCCACTGAGGCAGTCCGACAAGTACGAGATATTGGTTAGGGAACGCCAAGCTGCTGAGTTTATACCATTTGACGCGCAAATCGAAGCGGGAAAGATTTAA